The Juglans microcarpa x Juglans regia isolate MS1-56 chromosome 8S, Jm3101_v1.0, whole genome shotgun sequence genome has a window encoding:
- the LOC121244214 gene encoding uncharacterized protein LOC121244214, producing MTVERYTATFVALSWFASYLVPDEEKKCEKFERGLHPRIRSRLIPLRIRNFIDLVTRATLVEEDMRVNTELFNQRKRQQPLPESIRNKKPAPNYRPQPPPGIPTYPICQNCRKRHQGSCLVGQNVCFKCGQPNHMARDCPRNMPPPATKSGTLSLFSRHASILFDSGATHSFISNHYVPLTEKIPEPLEPSMSVATPSGEHVNCDYVLIGCLIEIQGRILPADLIIFNMSGFDVILGMYWLSRNHACVDCFNNRVVFKSTNGEEFSF from the exons ATGACAGTGGAACGCTATACCGCGACGTTTGTGGCATTATCGTGGTTTGCAAGTTATCTAGTTCCAGACgaggaaaagaaatgtgaaaagttCGAACGGGGCTTACATCCGAGAATTCGAAGTCGCCTGATACCCCTGAGGATCCGTAATTTCATCGACTTGGTCACACGAGCCACCTTGGTGGAAGAAGACATGAGGGTGAATACGGAACTTTTCAATCAAAGGAAACGCCAACAACCTCTACCTGAGTCCATTAGAAACAAGAAGCCTGCCCCCAACTACCGTCCACAACCACCTCCGGGTATTCCAACGTATCCAATTTGCCAAAATTGCAGAAAGAGGCATCAAGGAAGTTGTTTAGTGGGCCAAAATGTTTGCTTCAAATGCGGGCAGCCAAACCATATGGCTCGAGACTGTCCAAGGAACATGCCGCCTCCAGCTACAAAGAGTG GCACATTATCGTTGTTTTCACGTCATGCCTCCATTTTATTCGACTCTGGTGCCactcattctttcatttcaaatcattatGTGCCTTTGACTGAGAAGATACCTGAACCACTAGAACCTAGTATGTCTGTTGCTACGCCCTCGGGAGAACATGTTAATTGTGATTATGTGCTAATTGGATGTCTGATTGAGATTCAAGGGAGAATTCTACCTGCGGACTTGATCATATTTAATATGTCCGGATTCGACGTGATTCTGGGAATGTACTGGTTATCCAGAAACCATGCCTGTGTGGATTGCTTTAATAACAGAGTAGTCTTTAAATCCACAAATGGGGAGGAGTTTAGTTTTTAG
- the LOC121244215 gene encoding uncharacterized protein LOC121244215, which yields MKGIMRFGKKGKLSPRYVGPFNVLERIGAAAYRLALPPQLSATHDVFHVSLLRGYVSDPTHVLEYEPLQVCEDLTYEEFLVGILAQKAQALRKKTIPMVKVLWSNHTEKEATWELEEDMRTKYPYLFD from the coding sequence ATGAAGGGAATTATGCGATTCGGTAAGAAAGGCAAACtgagtccaagatatgttggccctttcaATGTACTAGAAAGAATTGGAGCTGCAGCATACAGGTTGGCCCTCCCACCACAATTGTCGGCTACTCACGATGTTTTCCATGTCTCTTTGCTTCGAGGGTATGTTTCGGACCCTACACATGTACTAGAGTACGAGCCTCTCCAAGTTTGCGAGGATCTGACTTATGAGGAATTTCTAGTCGGAATCCTTGCACAAAAAGCTCAAGCACTCCGCAAGAAAACCATCCCGATGGTCAAGGTACTTTGGAGCAACCACACGGAAAAAGAGGCCACATGGGAGCTAGAAGAGGACATGAGGACCAAGTATCCATATTTATTCGATTGA